From a single Miscanthus floridulus cultivar M001 chromosome 8, ASM1932011v1, whole genome shotgun sequence genomic region:
- the LOC136476434 gene encoding uncharacterized protein, which yields MAAMQASMEEVRGVLQELLHAQRSPPQPPLPHLFPMPPPPPSLAAPTPTLAITYPYGMPPPSSHHPPPRTSSVPIHQIQFPRSPSPIPTWAMATSAPIYTSTTPQPSLPYSASTAAPAFHAAPSVSGVLYGGMDGTLIPEASLAATDAGVSASADAAAAAAAAAGADAVSDRLPPKFYKLEFATYDGSEDPLNWLNQCEQFFRGQRTLASDRTWLASYHLKGAAQTWYYALEQDEGMPPWDRFRSLCNLQFGLAVRNTCISELARLPFLSTVQEYSQRFNAVLCHSRNISEPQKAELFVGGLPEHIKVDVELRDPQNLQTAMYLARAFERRAAAVAPPVPPRGPRPQQRQGLLPPPRAPGGGHGQARAAAQAAPNAQQAPAAGARPFRHLSPAEVAERRRQGLCFNCDEPYVRGHVCPRLFYLEADDYIDEDLLAADAAADEPHPAEEEQAAEPAAANALVVSLHAVAGIRTANTMLLPVSIKGVRLLALLDTGSTHNYLQSATMRRLGLCASGGAQLRVTVANGDRLPCVGIARNVPLVVGSQSFAITCVGLDLGCFDFILGVDFLKTLGPLLWDFEAMTLSFWRQGKRIFWRGEGGATDAASQAPTAAAAAVSEQPLLDRLLQQHAAIFAEPQGLPPPRSYDHRIHLLPGTTPVAVRPYRYPHLQKDELERRFQPRCCWSARRTIHGVSASTIAPSTPRRPRTSSRSRWWTSCLTSSMGLNSSLSSICARATTRCACTRTTSPRRRSAPTTGTTSSW from the coding sequence ATGGCGGCCATGCAGGCCTCCATGGAGGAGGTGCGGGGCGTCCTCCAGGAACTCCTCCACGCCCAGCGATCACCACCACAGCCGCCGCTTCCGCACCTTTTCCCCATGCCGCCGCCACCCCCGTCCCTGGCCGCGCCAACGCCCACCCTCGCAATCACGTACCCGTATGgcatgccgccgccgtcgtcccacCACCCCCCACCCCGCACGTCATCTGTTCCCATCCACCAAATCCAATTCCCTCGCTCGCCGTCCCCGATCCCGACGTGGGCGATGGCCACGTCGGCCCCGATCTATACGTCCACGACGCCGCAGCCGTCCCTTCCATACTCGGCCAGCACAGCTGCGCCGGCGTTCCACGCTGCCCCGTCGGTCTCCGGCGTCCTCTACGGCGGCATGGACGGCACTCTCATCCCGGAGGCGTCCCTGGCAGCGACCGACGCCGGGGTGTCTGCCTCGGCCGACGCAGCAGCGGCAGCTGCGGCCGCGGCCGGTGCTGACGCCGTGTCCGACCGGCTACCGCCGAAGTTCTACAAGCTAGAGTTCGCCACATATGACGGCTCTGAGGACCCGCTGAACTGGCTCAATCAGTGTGAGCAGTTTTTTCGCGGGCAGCGCACCTTGGCGTCCGACAGGACGTGGCTCGCGTCCTACCATCTTAAGGGCGCAGCACAAACATGGTATTACGCCTTGGAACAAGATGAGGGCATGCCGCCGTGGGATCGCTTCAGGTCCCTGTGCAACCTCCAGTTCGGGCTGGCCGTGCGGAATACTTGTATCTCCGAGCTGGCGCGGCTGCCCTTCCTGTCGACGGTTCAGGAGTACTCGCAGCGCTTCAACGCGGTACTCTGTCACTCTCGGAACATCTCCGAACCTCAGAAGGCGGAGTTGTTCGTGGGTGGTCTCCCTGAGCACATCAAGGTGGATGTCGAGCTCCGCGATCCGCAGAATCTCCAGACGGCTATGTACCTCGCCCGGGCATTTGAACGTCGCGCCGCGGCGGTCGCTCCTCCGGTCCCTCCCCGGGGACCACGGCCGCAGCAGCGGCAGGGGCTGCTGCCACCGCCGCGCGCCCCTGGCGGAGGCCACGGGCAGGCCAGGGCTGCCGCGCAGGCCGCGCCCAACGCCCAGCAGGCGCCCGCGGCTGGCGCTCGCCCTTTCCGTCATCTCTCCCCGGCGGAGGTGGCTGAACGTCGCCGGCAGGGCCTTTGCTTCAACTGTGACGAACCCTACGTCCGTGGCCATGTGTGTCCGCGGCTCTTCTACTTGGAGGCTGATGATTACATTGATGAGGACCTCCTGGCAGCCGACGCGGCGGCTGATGAGCCTCATCCGGCGGAGGAGGAACAGGCCGCCGAACCTGCAGCAGCCAACGCCTTGGTGGTGTCCCTCCATGCGGTGGCCGGCATCCGCACGGCAAACACTATGCTGCTGCCGGTCTCCATCAAGGGCGTGCGCTTGCTAGCGCTTCTTGACACCGGCTCCACCCACAACTACCTTCAGAGTGCCACCATGCGCCGCCTGGGTCTTTGTGCCTCGGGGGGTGCTCAGCTCCGCGTAACCGTCGCCAACGGAGATCGACTTCCGTGTGTGGGCATCGCGCGCAACGTACCCCTCGTCGTCGGGTCCCAGTCCTTCGCCATCACATGCGTCGGCCTCGACTTGGGGTGCTTCGACTTCATTCTCGGCGTCGACTTCCTAAAGACCTTGGGTCCTCTCCTGTGGGACTTCGAGGCGATGACGCTATCGTTCTGGCGCCAGGGCAAGCGCATCTTCTGGCGCGGTGAGGGTGGCGCCACCGACGCGGCGTCGCAGGCGCCCACTGCGGCAGCGGCGGCTGTTTCCGAGCAGCCCCTGCTGGACCGCCTCCTACAGCAGCACGCCGCCATCTTCGCCGAGCCTCAGGGCCTTCCGCCTCCCCGCTCATACGACCACCGCATCCATCTCCTGCCGGGGACGACGCCTGTGGCAGTGCGCCCGTACCGGTACCCGCACCTCCAGAAGGATGAGCTGGAGCGCCGTTTTCAGCCCCGGTGCTGCTGGTCCGCAAGGCGGACAATTCATGGCGTTTCTGCATCGACTATCGCGCCCTCAACGCCAAGACGTCCAAGGACAAGTTCCCGATCCCGGTGGTGGACGAGCTGCTTGACGAGCTCCATGGGGCTCAATTCTTCACTAAGCTCGATCTGCGCTCGGGCTACCACCAGGTGCGCATGCACCCGGACGACAtcgccaagacggcgttccgcacccaccACGGGCActacgagttcctggtga